A window of Castanea sativa cultivar Marrone di Chiusa Pesio chromosome 8, ASM4071231v1 genomic DNA:
AacgctctttatcatcagaccaagacaccaatcagtttttggtgtaagcggggattgaacctcagatcttttattcaacaatcagaaattttaccagttgagctaactggaacccaaaattattcaattacatagcatgatttggataattcgatatttattgttttatcttttttgtttatctttttttttttcttctcatcttaatttattcaacatttaaatttagcTACATTCTCCATATCATTCAATTATTcatattttctctccttttttatttaaaaaaaaactaaacatataatattttacttaaattcaaataaataaaattatcttcATAAAGTTGTGttcatttttttatcatttacaCTTTCTCTGACCTTTTTCATTCcctttatctttttatcttctTGCTACCCTTATCTTAATATCACTCTCCATCTTTCCCTTTATCTTAATATCACTCTCCATCTtagtataaatttgtcattctctcttccattttatgcataattttccctcacaaaaaagttatttctctttctttctctctccaatttttggtgtattttttttttcttgtatttctgctttaggttgataaatttttgtagtcTTTAGAAAATACTCATTCTCACACCCAATGCGTCAAAGAAAACATGGAATACAAAATAAATGCCAATTTAGaaacattaaattaaaaaaaaattaatgatgatATCAAACTAAATATATCATAAAGAAACtaataatgcatatttaatgcaatagaatcatcatcaaattttggaaaatgataGTTTGCCCATGAAGAAATAGAGCGAGCGTAATAAAGAGTAGATAGAAATTAATGATAATATCAAATCAAATGTCAATTAGTATCCGTTAATTGGAAAACAGagaggctatatatatatatatatatatatatatatatatatatatatatatttgagtttggcttacctctagtattttttttaactagacatctctttttgttttaaatatacaataacaAGTAATAGTAGGTTTAatcttcacattttatttagttattagtgggtgatgtgacagtttcttattaaaataaaatgagattccagttaaaaaaaatactaaaggtaagccaaactctctctctctctctctctctctctctctctctctctctctctctctctctctatatatatatatatatatatatatatttcatacacTATTACTTTTGAAATTCTAATGAATGATGCTTTAAATCCCTGTTATGCAAATTATCAATCAATAAATATACGagatcatgaaaaaaaatgataaaactaaTTAACCACTATCATTATAGAGTACTAGTCtattattttacacatctaaagAAGTTGAATGTATAGAGTTTACTTTAATGGTACACCTAAAGATTCACTTATGTGACATTTGGTAcgggggaatccacattactcttggcatccagattcctaggaatgtgattcctatgaatcacattcctaagaatgtagttattcctatatttggtttcattgggaatatcTTAAGATTTCTTGGAATGTGAAATGATAATGTTTAGTTTATTTCCAAgaattttaaatcaattatttatttttcctattctatctttagatttgaatgtgaattaccaagtccttaaaaaaaatcttcctctaaataaataatgaaaaactaaatataaactattaattataaaaaattcattaaaattatagtctaatatttcaaaatgataggtacaatacaaaaataactatttaaatttcaaatgcttttattcttaataataattttaaaagattttaatccataataatttgttttatattttatcttaattgcttaaatgataatgaaaaatggttaaaactgtcaatttatgaaaaatacaatttcctttaagcttgggaatctggattcctaCCTGTTTTAAatggaatccacattcctactgagaggggaatccacattccctTGGTATCTAATTCCTTAacgtgatttgcaaccaaacatgaaaATCTTCAAACATTCCtaagaatcctaaaacattatcCAGTACCAAACGCCATCttaatacatacacacacacacatatatataaaaggtttttattaacttaaaaaataaagaaaagtaaaaacaataatattaatataaaaaaaaaatatgcttattgagattaccttaaaaaaaaatttattgaggcTCTACTGGCGGGTCTGCGACTAGTTAAGCTAAGGACAAGGACTGCATCTACTTAAATCAGCAGGAAAGAAGCGGTAAAGAGCTTTCAGCCTTTCACATGCAGTTCACACCACAAACAAACTCATCTCTTTTAGTTTCCTAGAGCTTTTTTGCCCAATTTATTTCCATTGCAAAAACGAAAGACATGGCTGCTGCGAGCCTAGTGGGAGGAGCATTTCTGTCTGCAGCCCTCAAAAAGTGTTGTTTGCCAAGATGGCATCACAGAAGGTCGTTGACTTCATCCGGGGAAGAAAAGTCCCCGATACACTGCTGAAGAAGTTGAAGACAACGTGTCTTGCCCTTCATACAGTGCTCAATGACGCAGAGGAAAAGGAATTCACAATCCTACAGATCAAAGAGTGGCTTGATGAGCTTAAAGATGCTGTCTACGACGCAGAGGACCTTTTGAGATAGCTGCTGATTGCTGAAGCTTTGCAGTGCCAGTTGGAAGCTAAGAGCAAGGTAAGGAATTGCATCACTTGTACATTTACTTGTTCTGAACAAAAACTGAAATCAAAGATAGAAGAATTCCTTGTCAAAGATAGAAGAAGTCCTTGTCAGGCTAGATGATTTAGCAAGGCAAATGGATCTTATAGGTCGGAGAGAAGGTGTTGGACTCGGAGGGAAGCCTTTACCAAGAATAAGATCGCCCACCACTTCTCTGGTAAAAGAAACTAGAATTATTGGTAGGGATGATATTAAAGAGCCCATAGTCAACTTGCTGCTCTCAAATGATGCAAAAGGCAATGAACACCTGTGTGTGATTCCCATTGCGGGCATGGGTGGGATTGGCAAGACTACCCTTGCTCAGCTTATTTACAACGACCAAAGAATCACCGAACATATTAGCATTAGTTTTTGGGTTTGCGTTTCAGAAGAATTTGATGTGGTTAGGATCACAAAATCAATTCTTGAGGCTGTCACTTCACAGAAATGTGACACTACAGACTTTATGATCCAAACTAGATTGAAGAAGGGTTTGATGGGAAAgaaatttttactagttcttgATGATGTATGGAATGAAAATTATGGCGACTGGGAGCTCTTGAAGAATCCCTTTAAACACGGAACATTGGGAAGTAAAATTATTGTGACAACACGCAATGAAGATTGTTGGTGTTTATTCACAAATCATGCCTTTGAAAATGGAAACTATAATGCATATCCAGAATTAGATAAAATtggtagaaaaataattaagaagTGTGATGGCCTACCATTAGCAGCAAAAGCACTTGGTGCTCTGTTGCACCGTAAACTAGATGAAGAGGAATggtataaaattttgaacagcAAAATTTGGAGTTTGCCTAATGATGGGGTGATATTCTTCCAGCTATAAGATTAAGTTACAATTACCTACCCTCTCATTATCTTTCTACATTTGACAATCTAGCCTGGGCTTCCAACGCTTTGtggtaaaacaaataaaaatgaaacaataatagtgtattccatttccatttttatctaaattataaatttatacaatttgtattttttattaaaataaataagtcAAACTCAAACTAGATGAaatagactctttttttttgttgagaaaagatGAAATAGACTTAATAGTGTGTGGTAGTAGATATAACTGATACCTATTTCTTTATTCTCTCATTCTATGTATTAAATTTGCAGGATTATCTAGATCCGGAGTATTTCTTAACTCATAAACTGACGGACAAGAGTGATGTTTATAGACTTGGTGTTGTATTTCTGGAACTCCTGACGGGGATGCATCCGATCTTACATGGCAAAAACATTGTTAGAGAGGTAAAACATTATAGACTTGTTTGCCTTAGACTCAATAGGAGCCCAATGGTACATTAGGTGATTGGGCATGAAAGAAATTGTTGTTCTGTAATTTATTTTACCCTTGCAGTTTAATCCATAATGAAAATTCTCCTCTGCCATATGTCATTTTATACTAGGTGTAATAGTCAAGAGTGAGATCTTGAGTTACAAGTTTCAGtttttaacttcaaaaaaacattgaaatcCTTTTTCAATCCTCTGCCAAACAGAATTTTATACAGTGAAGATCACTTTGTCATAATGTTGTTATCATATCATCCTCTAGGCAACAGTGGCTTAAATTTGGTGTAATAAAATGAGCTCTTGTAGTTTTTAACTGTCTTTATCCATTCCAGGTTAATGTCGCATATCAATTTGGTATGATCTTTTCAGTTATTGATGATCGAATGGGATCTTATCCTTCTGAATGTGTGGTGAAATTTTTGACTTTGGCTCTCAAGTGTTGTGAAGATGAGACAGATGCTAGACCTTCAATGGCAGAGGTGGTCCGAGAACTTGAAAATATATGGCTTCTGATGCCTGATTCTGACATTAAAACAACGGATCCAATGCTCTCAGGTTCTGAAAAGGCAATGActtcaccatcatcatcctctaatGTGAATAATCCTTTTGTGTCATCAGATGTATCTGGCAGTGACCTTGTTAGTGGAGTCGTTCCACCCATCACGCCTAGATAGGAAATGTTTGGAAAATTTGGTTGTATCTGAACCTGAGGTTGCTAATGTCTTGAAAATTTGAACTGGGAAATGGTCTTTACGTTCATCTCAGTTGTTGATGTTGTGGAAAGTCTCTCTCTTAAACCTTCATTACAATTTGTTTTGGAAAACTTATGTACTTAGAGCGGTAGATGGTTTAATAATATTGGGGTAAATATCAACCTCGTACTTTACAGCAAAGTAgtagaaaattatttataagaaaCATAATACTatcatttataagtttatggAGTATGCAATGTCTAATTGACACAATGGAAATCTGAGCACTGAGCAGCCCCGAAGTAACGacaaaaatatttgattgaaGTTTTTGAGATATGGCTTCAAATATATTACACGCTACTGGTATGACCGCAGATTGGTCTTCTTAACAATGCGCTCTTGTTGTGATTATGGTAAACATGGATGCCTGGATTTCTTCATAAGTTGACGGTGACATGGTGTTGCATGTTATTCATTTGCTTAGGGGAGCCTGTCTCAGGAGACACAATCAAATTAAAACTTTTATCAACCTGGAAATTATAGGAGAGTAAgataaccaacaaaaaaaaaattatatctttttttttttaaatctaaaaaaattctgtaaTTTGGTGAAACTATTTGACGTAACAACGGTttttaagcccaacttttattatatagtatatgtatatgatatgatatcaTTTAAGCACTTTTtccaataaattattacaattcaCATAATatgtttgaattatattttaaatatctaAATGCATCACAATTGACAACTAATtctcaaaaaactaaaataaattgaacaataaataaataaattaggggtaataaaatacttatatatatatatatttttgataatcaacctgcaaataaaattaagtagctacaaaaattaagttaataTTCCTATGACAATTTAGTACAACAATTTTAAAGTTCTTTCcatattttctaaattcaaaGGTCATTTTACTCATTACACAACATGTGATAGCCTTCAAaagttctttcttcttcttcttcttcttctttttattttttattttttttttaatacaagataaaaattttactctagtctaatttaagtgtcTATATCTGTGAAATTTTCTCCTAAAGACTTGAACTCCAGCCATTGCCTTCCAGACCCCAAAAGACCACAAGCACTTAATACTTTTGTTGTGACTATCGCACTAAGGATGCATGGtggtcttcttttattttttaatatatataatatttaaagactTAACTCGTATCATTTGGGTTAGAAGTTTGAACAACAATTTCTTCCCATTGTTAATGAAGTCTTTTAAATACTACCTTCTACAAGTCATTCGATCTCATTTTAAATTTTCGGGAGCATAGTTCTTACAATGACTCAATGGAATCTACAATGTATGGAGTAGTTTATAGGGACTAGGatataagatttttaaaattgatggcAAAAAATTTGATTCATGATTCATCCTTTTGTTACGGACCATGATTGAGATACAATGTAATAGTTAAGATAAGTTATTTTACCATCCAATCGCACTTTTAATAATTaagattaaaagttaaaaaatttacttttaatcttaatctctttatcaaatttatctctttttttttttttttaaccttttgaaCCATAATGCAACAGTCCTAAATCCAAATTCATGTCACTGATattaccttcttcttcttttttctttcttctttttttaattcctgTTTCTAGACAATTAAAgtgaaggaaaaacaaaatgtaCTTTGACCTGTTAGTTGGCAGACAGATGGCAAATGGAATATCCAAAGAACTTCTCAAAATGGTAGACATTGGTTGTAGGAAAATGGGCGACcactttatttgtttatttatttatgtacacggattttctcaaaataagtTTGCAGCAACTGCTGCAAACAGGACAGATGTCAATTAAATAAGAAGACACTTCGGCTTGGAGTTGTATGACCCATTTTAAGAGAAGAGCTGTTAACCCTAACATTAACAACATTAGATTAGCGTTTAACCCGCGCAATGTATGGGATTATTTTATGAGTtagaaaaaaatcaacttaataTATTATACTTAATGTGATGGAAAAATATGGAAGGGGGTGGATGGTTGCAGGAGAATTTTTAGCAAcaatgcaaccaaaaaaaaaaagcaatcacttACAAAACAGTTAAACCtcaccatttattttcattttcctacccaaccaaacacactacaaaaaagttttttttttcccattttctcCCTATAATTTTCATCCACCCTATTGCGGCTCCCAACAAACACATTAGGTTCGCACAAGAGTAACAACCCACAGCAAAGGGCTTTAAGCCACATGCCAACGCCTCAATTCTCACATCAGATCTCTTTCCTTCCGATTGAAAAGTGAAATCAAAACGTTTCATAACTACGAAAACAACCCGATGGACTGTCGATTTTACTaaagcaataatttttttttattttttttttctcgcggccaagaaaaagaaataaagaaagagctGATGTTTTTTAACTGAAAATTTTGGTGACACTGATTTTGCCCCCAAAATTTTCACCcatacaataatttttgtatAGTAGCAAGTCTCAGTTAAGTGAGTCTGTGTgagaaattatgaattttttaatgaaaaactcgGTGCCCGTAGTAGTGTTGGTTTATGTCCCCATTCCATAAACCTTCATCTATATAAAAGAGAGGAGCGGACTACATCACTTACACTGATGCAAGTTTATGAGTTTTCTACACGACACATAAATTGTagctctttcttcttcttcttcttcttcttttttttttttggaataagaaATAATTACTGCTGTTTGTTTGTAACAATGCAAATGGTAGCTAGCTATCTCCGTAATACATATACGTTGTTGACCGTATAACATGAATTTTGAGTCTGTCAAAATGTGAATGTATAATAGATATATGCATTGGTCAAATTTGAAAACTCACATTTCCTAGTGTAATTCACAAATTTTGGGCATGATGTGCGTCTAGGTTTATATGATGGTTGTTATCCAATTGGGGAGTGAGAGAATTCAAATGTATTACCTGCAAAGAAGTTCAGGTATTTAACTCTCTTTCTCCAAAAGACATTATTTCCCCTTTTCCAACATAACACAATACGAGTGTAATTCTCTGTTTCCAAtacttacgctctgtttgtttccacatcaacattttctggaaaatggttcatttttcaaagagcattttctagaaaactatatcacTTTCCAGTGTTTGataacgaccttgaaaatgagcttgagaatgttttctggtgtttgatatacaaatttttatttttattttttatatttcttgtgtaatttaaaatatgcgcattatgtaaactaactaatgtaatcaatattaaaaaaaaaaaccaatgatgaatttgattttcatactaaaattttgacaatagatacaataaaaattagttgtcaaattttcataatctctaccactcattttatttatatatatggacagaaacgtccacacacacacacacatttatatatatttgtctatatacataaaattgacaggagaatacatctttaataagtacaaaataataataactttttattgtctactctttttgctagtatactaattgtctactatggttAACcagaagtctttaatattactcaaaattatgtatttatataatgtatctacataatatatcatcactacataatatctgcataatatatctatcaacaaaaaagattatgctatgtaaaagtaatttagagccatataggcactacgtttaaaatttttgtcttttacttcaatcattcatttttcttcttttttattttttatatattttttttagcacttttatgagcaaaaaaaaacttatacatgaaatccatcaaaccaaaagtttcttagagaaaaaaataaaatcaagtttgaaattcaaagtaaaaaattgagattttggtagaaaggaatgaataattaccgctgcaaatatgttctcttttgcaagttggtagagaagaatgaaataattactaagcaatgagggaaaaaaaatatactcaaAGAATTGTGTTAAGgagaagagaaatatggagagagagtgagggagagggATCTATGAaagaggagagaccagagtgagtgatagtgagggtgtgaggaaagaaaaagaaaagggtaaagagaaagagtgagagtgagagagcttACTATGAGATAgagattattttccaaaaaaaatttttggaaaacaagctataaaaaacaagccttatttttattaggattttctattgactaaagatagttttccgttgaccagtttttttttgtgctaccaaacactgaaaaatgtggaaaactatatttacagaaagtttttcagcaaaacaaacagagcgttagaTTCAACACTTGTATGCTTATGtcttattcaacaataaaaatcTATGCTTATGCATcatttaaaaaaggaaaaagaaaaaaagcactTGTACATGATTCATATTAGAGTTGTGCTTCAACCAATATTCAAGTTTGTTTCCCCTGTTTATTTTCACAGTTGACCTGATAATTGCGTACTTTTCTAATAGTCTAGCATTAGAAACTTAATATGAGCAGCTCATTGCTAGGgactaaataaaagaaaagaataaattcaaattcaatatgAACGCCTTATTCGTGCTTTATAATATACCTACAACATTAACAATGTGGAATCCTCAAATTCAAGATTTAGAACATCGCCCACTGCCAAcaaattttgagaaagaaaattaaagttaaTGAAAATGGGTGACTTTGCTCATGAATAAAATGTCATTTCCATAGTGAATAATAGACATTTATAAGTCAACAATAGTAGCGGGGATAACAAAATTCAAAAGGTGAGCTTGTGAGTATTGGTTACTTAGCATCTACTTCAAGTTTACTTTCTCATATATGTAGTTTATATTGTTACTTGACACCCTATTTGGGGTCTATTCTTCTTGTGGCAGCAAAGGAAGACAGCAAAGTACATTTTCTGCATTTATCtaccattaaaataaaagtttaaatgtataaaaaacATTACACTTTCAGATTTCATAGGTCAACATTTTCAATCACTCTTCAAAAACAGCAGGTAGGATGGAAAACAGTaactgaaaattaaattgaattctGTAGTTGCTATTCTTCCTTCTTATTCTCTCTAACAGTTGTATTACACAttctctttctatttctttGCTTCAAATTCAGGTCCCCAAAAACAAAGTTATTAGATTATGCTGTTAAAGATGACAGCAAATCAAGTGTCAAAGGGaaattataacaaaattgtACAATAGATATACAACTTCACATTTCGAGATACACTTTTAAAACATTAGCTATGCTCATACATTAGCTAACAGACGTTACAGACCTACACTGACAGATCATATATTAGCTATGCTTTGAGATAACACTCAAAGCTATACCAATCAGCAAAAGTGAGAGTACATATCCTATGTGTGGTAAGTACTAAGTGGCATGCCACAGTGAAAACTTCTGCAGAAATAGTCAAGATTTCAGTTTACTTGCCaagtaaaaaaggaaaaaattgctTCCTTAATGAATAAAGATTTCAGTTTACTTGCAAAGTACAAATAGAGGCAtctgaatagtaaaattaaatatcaagaagaaaaacaacaaaggcGATCAGAGAAAATGCAGTTCAATCTGCAAAAACTCAGTAATTAACATTAAAAaccaataattttatttacaaaaaattacaaaataactGTACTCCCCAAACATTCAGATTTTAAAACATCcatcttacaaatatattaaCAAAACATAGAATACAAAACATAGGTGATTAGAGATGGCACCACAAAATTGGCTCTAACAGCCATATATGAAAGAAAAGCCAATAGGAAATAACAAAGCACTGTTTTAAAAGAGAACCAAATAAAagcatttttaaatattatgtaCTATGTCACCATAAAAGTGTTTTTTAGAGCATCAAATTCTATAGTTGGGGATGTCTAAGCCCACCAAATTCCGAAATTGAAgcagaaaatatatattgataattaaaatatatatatataggccaAGATTCCCTTAGGAAAAATCATTACAGGCCAacacaaaaaatcttaaaagagaGCTACAATCTATTAAGAAAATCAACCCTTAAGCTACAACCTATTACCTCCAAATCATGTCACTCTGCACTCTATAGGCACTTATGTAAAAATGAAAGCAGAATTTGACCTTTCAAATTAATTCAGTAACTCTTATTGAAGTATAATAAATGGTCTTATCAGTGAGAGGACCATTTGTAGCATTAAGTAATTGGGAATGAGAAGTTAAAGACTTTAGATAAactgatgaaaaaaaaaaaaaaaacctttgatttAGTAATCTCTTACAGCATGTAGTCATCAACAAAAGGAAATTAGGGAAAAAGTTAGTCAAACCTTAATCCTTGATTGAGTAATGCAGCAAAACAGTATTTAAGAACGTCTTAAAAGAAAGCTACAACCTATTGAGGAAATCAACACTTAATGGAcacatataataaatataaccACTAATAGTAGAGAAAGTAAAACCTAATATTTTACTCCTTTTGATTCAAAATGTTGTATTGTTAAAGCACATCCCTAAGATTCCATTACTCATCAATAGAAAATCAGCCCACTACCTTCTTGTTATCTCTTCATTGGGTTGCGaagcaaaattttcaataaaaactcaagaacTAAAACCTACAAACACCAATAAAATACTTTAGGAATCATATACTTATTCGAGCAGCCCAAAACACCAAAACCTAcaaacattggaaaaaaaaaatgctaagaaaTCAAACATTATTGAAcgacaaacatgtttttttctaCACATATTCAAGGGCTAAATCCCATGATGCCACCCCCATTAAAAATGGATTATGATAAATCAAGAAGGCAGTAAATAATCAAAGAATATAATAATTCCAATTTGGAAAAGATTATAATGTTAGTAAAGCAGGAAAAACAAAGATTATAATTTGAGGCCAAaacattgaaagagagaaaataaacatccggattttaattcaaattcaaataacaaaaagtaGCGCTGAGGATGTGAAATAATTAGAAGGGAGAATTGAGCTACActgaatagtaataaaaattgaCACCAACCaactaataaaacaaataaaacagcTATATAAAGATTCTTGAATCCCAAACAcactaaattgaaaaaaaaaattttaaaaaccaaagCAATGACACAAAAACAGAGAGATGGGCATCAAGGAATTTAGGATTTTGAACATaatgttgtaagttgtaacaacGTACATAAAAGAGAAATCACGAAAATGAAGATAACCTCATCCTGCCCAATTAGCTAACATTACAGCAACCTATTTAGCTTGGCtggaatgaaattgaatttcaactAATGCAATCCTGGCAACaaagcataaaatattaaaataggaGCAACTAAAAGTCCACAGCTTTAAAATTTCGAGTTAGAAAGAGCATAAAATATTAAGACCAAATTAGGACACAACTAACAGTTCTAATATTTTTAGAAGAACCTGCAATTATTTGCACAAAGCTAccctttataaatttttctgaAATCAACAACGTCAGTATTTTGCAGAAAATGAACAGCCCAATATACTTTAATAAACTATATAACAGTTGGTGTATTCCATCTACTCATGCCTAGCTCGGTGATAAATTAGTTTCGTAAT
This region includes:
- the LOC142607528 gene encoding putative LRR receptor-like serine/threonine-protein kinase At1g06840 translates to MHPILHGKNIVREVNVAYQFGMIFSVIDDRMGSYPSECVVKFLTLALKCCEDETDARPSMAEVVRELENIWLLMPDSDIKTTDPMLSGSEKAMTSPSSSSNVNNPFVSSDVSGSDLVSGVVPPITPR
- the LOC142606230 gene encoding putative disease resistance RPP13-like protein 1, encoding MDLIGRREGVGLGGKPLPRIRSPTTSLVKETRIIGRDDIKEPIVNLLLSNDAKGNEHLCVIPIAGMGGIGKTTLAQLIYNDQRITEHISISFWVCVSEEFDVVRITKSILEAVTSQKCDTTDFMIQTRLKKGLMGKKFLLVLDDVWNENYGDWELLKNPFKHGTLGSKIIVTTRNEDCWCLFTNHAFENGNYNAYPELDKIGRKIIKKCDGLPLAAKALGALLHRKLDEEEWYKILNSKIWSLPNDGVIFFQL